CTCGCTCTGATTCGTCCTGCAGAATTTGAAAAGTGCTTACTGAATTGGATCACTTCTCTGCAGAAAATCAGTGACGGACAAATCATCGCGATCGATGGTAAGACACTCCGTCGCAGCTATGACAAAGCCAGTGGCAAGTCGGCCATCCACATGGTCAGTGCATGGGCCACAGCCAATCATATCAGTCTCGGGCAAGTCGTCGTCGATGCGAAGAGTAATGAGATTACGGCGATTCCCAAACTGCTGGAATTGATCGAGGTTTCCGGTGCTTTAGTGACGATTGACGCCATGGGTTGCCAAACGGAAATCGCGTCGAAGATTGTCGACGCAGAGGCGGACTATTGTCTTGCCGCGAAAGGCAATCAGCCCACGCTACACGCAGGTCTCGTCGCGTTCTTCGCCGACCATTTGGAAGATGACTTTGCACGCTGTCCGGTGCGACGATTTGAAACGAAAGAAAACACCGGCGGCCGCGAAGATTTGCGACAGTATCTGATCTGTCGTGCGCCGGAGGATCTTCCGGACGCACATCGCTGGAAGAACCTGAAGGCGATCGGGATCGCGATCAACAACACTCTCCGCGACGGCAAAATGTGCATCGGCATCCGCTATTACATTTTAAGCCGTTATGTCTCCGGCCGTCGTTTCGCCGAAGCTGTGCGGAGCCATTGGGGTGTCGAGAACAATTTGCATTGGCAACTGGACGTCACTTTCCAGGAAGATCAATCGAGGATCCGCAAAGGCCACGCAGATATGAACTTCAGCATCCTTCGCCGCACGGCGTTGAGTCTTCTGAAAAACGAATCCACAGCCAAGGTGGGGATCAAAAACAAAAGACTCAATGCTGCCTGGGATGAGACATACCTCGCGAAAGTCCTGTTCGGCAAATGACTTAACGTGCAATCCCCCTGACTGAAACCCCGGCGATTCGTTCATGCGAGCAAATGAACTCAAACACGTCGCTATAGGTTGCTGCATCGGAGCTAATCGCGCTTACTCCAAGACTCCGTAATTCGCGGATCCACCATCGTCGCAACTCAGCAAGACGTGAGTCGAAAGGCCCTATTACCTCAATCTGAGCTGCATCACGGATCGTGTGTAGCACGCCAGCTTGAATCGCTCTTCCGGCAGCCGCATCGTTCCACGGATAGCCACCTTCAACGATCAGCTTTCCCAGCGAACTTCCTTGATGAGCGCTGATTTCCTCCTTCGCACCGGAAGCTTCAGTCGCTTTAGCAAAGCCCTTTCGCTTGATTTCAAGCAGGATCTCTGACTCCGCACGGGTTAATTCCTGCCCATCAGCACTTGCTTCAGCCAAATGCCGAAAGCCGTTGTGCCAAATATTGCGAATTGGAATCGGCGTCAGTAAGTCAGCGATTTCGTTCTGACGAAGAAGCGATATGAGGCCGGAGATGTGGTCGGCGTCGATATGAGTGGCAACCACAAGGTCTAACGCACATTCATAGGAGGAGAGCGTTTTCAAATGCGGATGAATATGCTCCCTGAATGTAGCTGAATACCCACCGTCAATCAGTATCGCGAACGCATTGTCTTGTGATCCTGTCACCAGAAACGAATCGCCGTTACCAGCTGGAAACATGCGTATCGTGATCGTCATCAATCGTGCCTGCTCGGGCTTCGATTCTGTTTCCACCGTAAGAATGTGTTCTCGCTGACTCGCGCCTCTCTACTGTATGGTAATCGAACTGCCATGCGTCGGCAATTGTGCCTTACGAGGAGAATCTACGGCATTTTCGTGATCCACGCCGAGCCCCAACGAGTGCGGGCGTGGGGAGATCTCTACTCATCTGCCAATGGCACAAAGTTCATCTTCTCTCCACCTATTGAGCTTCGGTGAGACCAACCGAAGCAGCTTTCAGTTCATCCGAACGGATTCCGGCCACCCCTGCAGATGATCATGACCGAATTAACGACGAAGGCATTTCCACTGGCGTTTGGGAGTCGTGCTCCTGACAGCAAATAGCCGCTTCTGCTGCATTCGTCGACACTCTTGGTTGTGTGCGCCCCTTGAGCCGACTGAGCCTTGCAGTGACCAGATGCGGGATTGTTCTGTGCGTGTCGGGGTTTGAATCCGGAATGGAAATGCGGACGACTCCGTTGCCGTAGGTTGTTGCTGAAATTCGGTGTTCTGCCAACAACTGACGAAGCCTATGTTTCGGGAACCTGCGGATGGATAATTCTGCGGATTGAATCAGGATGATGTTTGAGCGAAGACACCGAGGCAGAGTCAAGATTCGCCAGCCCGGGCATCGTTTCAACCGGGTTCGGCATTCGCAGGCTTCATTTCCTGAACGGGGTCTTGACGAACGTGACACCAGATCCGTCACGGCACCTTGTGCCGTTAACAACGGTGTCACGTTAACGGTTTCCATTGGCCCCTTCCCCAAGGCAGTCGCGTCGCAAAACTGAAACAACGGGTCACGAGAGAGTTCTTTGCGAAATCGTGTGCCGTCCCGCTGTCTTGCAAAACCCACGCCCAGCGGCAGGTAGGACCGGACCCACTTGTGGCAGCCGCCGAAAGTGAAATCGGCGAGGTGGGTCCAGTCGCCGGTGTTGATGTGGCCGTAAGCCTGGGACGCGTCGATGACGGTGCGAACGTTCGTCGAACTGTCCGACAATGACCGCAGAATGGTTGGCAGCGGCAGACGGATGCCGGTGTGCGTGACGGCCGGCAGAAAGAGGCTGTCACTCCGGTTTCGACGGACGTATTTCAGAATCTCCCTGGCGACATCATCAGCAGTGAATCCCTGTTGCCAGATTCGCTTGCGTAGCGGCAAGAGCGATAGTCTGATTCTGCGAAGACGTGCGAAACTCTGGATCCATTTTCGGTAGGGCGGCCAGGTGAGATCAGTGAGCAGCAGATGACGTCGGCCGGCGGCAACGAGAGAACGGATCCCCGACTGCATCAGGCTGGTCGTGCGACTGGCCAGCAGGACTTTCGTGTCGGAAGTGGTGTTCTCAGCAAAGGTTTGACGAAGCTGTTGTTTAAGGCCTTCAATACCGGGCCAGCGAGTAAGTTCAGGGAATCGCTGAGGAATCTCGGGTGTCGCGGTGACTCCTTCAAACAGGAATTGTTCGGTGTACAGGCTGGAAGGGTCTTCGGCCATCAGGCGGACGAAGTCGCACTGCATTTTCAGCGCTGTTGGGGACATCTGTCCCAACCGTGCTGTATCGAGATACAGCATCGTCGACATGCGAACCTGCTCCTTTCACGGAGCCGATCGTAGAGCGATCAAAAGTACCGATCCAGGTTTGAGTTCTCAGAATCGTTGGGTTTCCGAAAAGATCAGGCGCTTGAAATCACAGGCTGGAGGGAGAACCGCAATTGCCTGGTTTCCTCCTGCTGATGCGGATGCGCAAAGAAATCGAACTGTGCGAATAGCTGAGAGATGCGGTGGTGCATCTCTCAAAACCTGTTGGCCGTCGTCGTGACAACTAACAGGTTGTCCCGTGTTACGAACCTCCTTTGGCGGAATCCGCTGGCTGACTGTTGTCAAAGATCCAGCTGTGGGCCAGGTCTGAGACCTTCATCACCAATGGCAGGTCATCGCGTCCAAAGCTGGTGCTGTCTTTCCAGACATCACCGTCCTTGTAGATGCGACTCAGAGTCACGTTATGTCTCGTGCCGTTCTGAGTTTCATTTTCCCAGATGGCGGCGCGAATTCGTCCCATGCGAATCTCATTGACGGGTCGAGCCTTTCCGTTTGTGTTGGCCATGTCTTCCATTTCCTTTCCTCATTTTTGTTTTGGTCAATCAAATAAAACGACAGCGAACGATTCGTTGCTGAACTCATCCCAGTGCGGCGGTTCTGCCAGGTCGGGTGAGAAACAACACACGCGGTCACGTTCGCTGTCACGAACCGAACCGTGAAAAATCTCCCACGTTCGGTAGTACATGCCTCCGTAGTAAACGGAGCCATCGACGATGCGCAGCGTCCAGGCTTCCCCACATCGAATGTCACGACCCTCGTTCTCGTGAATCGTGAGAAACGGTCCGAACACAGGTCCGTCGACTTCGCGTTCGCTTTCTGTGGTCAGCAGGTTGTGGCGTCCGTGCCGCAACCGTATCCATGCCATCATTGTGCCCTCCGTTGCACGGCCACCTCCGTGTCATGTTCATCCCACGGTGGAGACGGAACATGATCCGGGCAGTAGCCAAGAAAGTTCTCCAGCGGCAGGTCCGGACGAAACTCAATTCCGGTCCAGCCGGCGGCCGCTGCCTCTTCATACGACGCCGGTGAACCAGCATCGCATTCGAAGCAGGACACACTGAACGGAACCCTTTTCGGAATTCCGTTCGGTGACTGCAACACCTGCCATGCCATTTGCAATGCGAATTCACAGACCGCTCGCACCACAGCACGGTTCCACATCGGCCCCATGCTTTGTTGCGGCAACACGTCGGGTGGAAATCCGCCTCTGGCCATCCAGTGCTTCAGGTCCTTCGCCGCAGCCTGCAGCTCTTCCCAGTCATGGTCCTTCCACGCTTCCAGCAGTCTTGTCCATGTCGCTTGCGGATCCATGTCACACCGCCAGTCCAAGCAGACTGCCGATCCGACTGTCCAGCTCCGCTC
This DNA window, taken from Fuerstiella marisgermanici, encodes the following:
- a CDS encoding ISAs1 family transposase, with the translated sequence MPLSTSFVDHFSDVTDPRRGEPVYPLQNILFIAVCAVISGADDFVAIAKFGRTKRDWFAKYLDLSAGIPSHDRFNAILALIRPAEFEKCLLNWITSLQKISDGQIIAIDGKTLRRSYDKASGKSAIHMVSAWATANHISLGQVVVDAKSNEITAIPKLLELIEVSGALVTIDAMGCQTEIASKIVDAEADYCLAAKGNQPTLHAGLVAFFADHLEDDFARCPVRRFETKENTGGREDLRQYLICRAPEDLPDAHRWKNLKAIGIAINNTLRDGKMCIGIRYYILSRYVSGRRFAEAVRSHWGVENNLHWQLDVTFQEDQSRIRKGHADMNFSILRRTALSLLKNESTAKVGIKNKRLNAAWDETYLAKVLFGK
- a CDS encoding MBL fold metallo-hydrolase, which codes for METESKPEQARLMTITIRMFPAGNGDSFLVTGSQDNAFAILIDGGYSATFREHIHPHLKTLSSYECALDLVVATHIDADHISGLISLLRQNEIADLLTPIPIRNIWHNGFRHLAEASADGQELTRAESEILLEIKRKGFAKATEASGAKEEISAHQGSSLGKLIVEGGYPWNDAAAGRAIQAGVLHTIRDAAQIEVIGPFDSRLAELRRWWIRELRSLGVSAISSDAATYSDVFEFICSHERIAGVSVRGIAR